TGGCCATGCTGCTGCCGGCCGAGCCGAAGTTCCCGGACAGCTACGAGGGGACGATGCTGGAGGGGGTCTCCAGGTACCCCTTCTACGCTTTGTTGATCTTCCCGCCGGCCCGGATGCTGGACTTCCTGCTCGGCATCCTGGTCGCCCGGATCGTGCTGACCGGCCGGTGGATCAACTTCGGCGTGCCGAAGGCGGTGCTGCTGGCCGCCGCCAGCTACGTGGTCGGGCTGTTCGTGCCGTTCTACTACACCCTCGACGCGATCAACGCCATTCCGATGGCCATGCTGATCGGCGCCCTGACGGTGGCGGAATCCCGTGGCGGCCGGTCGTGGCTCGCCCATCCGGTGCTCCGCAGGCTGGGCGAGGCGTCCTTCGCCTTCTATCTCGTGCACGAGATCGTGCTCATTTCCGTACGCGCAACGATGGGCTTCGAAACGCAACTCAGCCTCGGCCAGAGTCTGCTCTCGGTGAGCGTCGCACTGGCGGTGAGTCTGGCCCTGGCATTCGCGCTCTACCACTGGCTGGAAATGCCGGTGATGCGAAAGTGGGCCGGTTCCCGTCGGTCGGCGAAAAACAGCGCCGCAGCGACCCCCGCCGCAGTTTCCACGCCCACCGCGGCGTCCCTGCCGACGCCGGAGGGCAGCGGCCGGCCGGACGAGCGGGAACGCATCTGACGATTCCGTCCCCCCATTCACGAGCAGACAGGACGGCAACCGCATGAAGCTGCCCCTCATCGGCAAGGCGGCCCTGGTCACCGGCGGCAGCCGTGGCATCGGACGCGCGACCGCGCTCCGGCTCGCCGAGGACGGCGCGGACGTGACGTTCACCTTCCAACGGCAGGCCGAACAGGCGGCCGAGGTGGTCACGCAGATCAAGGCCCTGGGCCGGCGGGCGCTCGCCGTGCGGGCCGACTCGGCCGATCCCGCCGCGGTCCGGGCCGCCGTGGAACAGGCGGTCGCCGAGTTCGGCCGGCTCGACATCCTGGTCAACAACGCCGGCACCGGCGTCGGCGGGCCGATCGAGGAGACCCCGCTGGAGGACGTCGACCGGCTCCTGGCGGTCAACCTCCGGGCCCCGGTCGTCGCCACCCAGACCGCCGTCCGGCACCTCAGCGACGGCGGACGCATCATCAACATCGGCAGCAGCAACGCCGAGCGGGTCCCCCGCCCCGGGCTGACCCTCTACGCGCTGACCAAGGCCGGTCTCATCGGCATGACCAAGGGCCTGGCCCGGGATCTCGGCCCCCGCGCCATCACCGCGAACGTGATCTGCGTGGGCCCGGTCGACACCGACTTCAACCCCGCCGACGGCCCGGACGCCCCGGCCAAGGCGGCCCGGTTGGCGCTCGGGCGGTTCGGCGAGCCGGCGGACGTCGCCGCGATGGTGGCGCACCTCGCCGGCCCGGCCGGGCGGTGGATCACCGGAGCGTCGATCACGGTGGACGGCGGGGCGAACACCTGAGACGCGGAGGGTCGCGCCGGGGCCCCGGCGCGACCCTCCCTACCGCGACGCCGGCCAGTTCTCCAGCAGCGTGTGCAGGGCGTCGAGGGAACGGTCCCAGGACGCCTGGACCGCCCGCGAGGCGCCGAACCCGCCCGCCGCCTCCAGGCTGACGAAACCGTGGATGGCGCTGCGCAGCAGACGTACCGCGTCGGTGAGGTCCGGCTCGGCGAGCCCGTAGGCGCGCAGCATCGCGTACGTGGTCTCGATGATGGCCAGATGCCCGGCGGAGTCGGCGGCGACCTGCGGGGGCAGCGGGATCTGGACGGCGGCGTACCGCCCCGGGTGCCGGTGGGCGAAGTCCCGGTAGGCGTGGGCGAAGGCGACCAGGGCGTCCCGGCCGGCCCGGCCGGCCACCGCCGCCGTGATCCGCCCGGCCAGGTCCCGGGCGGCCAGCATGGCCACCCGGGACCGCAGGTCCTGCAGGTTGCGGACGTGGGAGTAGAGGCTCGCGTCCTTGACCCCGAACCCACGCGCCAGGACGGACACCTTGACGTTCTCGAACCCGACCTCGTCGGCGAGGTCGGCGGCCGCCCTCGTGACGCGGTCGGCGGTCAGGCCCGCACGGACCATCTGGCACCTCTTCTCGACCCGAAACCTAATACTCCAAGGTTGTTGCCTAGACAGCCTAGGCCCTGCTAGCGTCCGGGTCATGAACGAAGTGGGCGCCCAGGCCATCCGGCAATCGTTCATCAACTGTTCCAGAGGCGAGGCCCGACGATTGGCGCTGCCGTCCGACCTGGGCGCCCGCCCCTGGGCCGATCTCGACTTCCTGGGCTGGCGCGACCCGACCCGACCCGGTCGGAGCGCGCTGGTGACGACGACGACCGACGACCGGCTCGTGGGGGTGATGTTCCGGGTCGCCGACACCCGCGCCCGGCGACGCGCCATGTGCGGCGTCTGCCTGACCACCCACCCCGGCGACGGGGTGGCCCTGATGACCGCCCGCAAGGTCGGCGTCGCCGGCCGTCGGGGCGACTCCGTCGGCCTCTACCTCTGCGCCGACCTGGACTGCTCGCTCTACCTGCGGGGCAGGAAGGACGCCGGCCCGGGCGCGCGGATGACCGAGTCGCTGACCCTCGACGAGCAGATCGGACGCTGTCGGGCCACCCTGCTGGCCTTCCTCGACAAGCTCTTCGGGTGAGCGCCGCCCCGGCCGCCGGACGCCGGGGCCCACCGGCCGGCGGCGGCCCACGGAGGCCACCCGCCCCGCACCGACCCGACGGCCCCGGCGCCGTCCCACGACCAGCCAGGAGTCCCTGATGTCCGAGTCCCTGGGGGCGGCGCCCCCCACCAGCGGGCCCACCGCGACGGAGCCCGCCGCGGCCCCCCGGCCCGCCGGTCTCGTGCTCGTCGTCCTCGCCTCGGCGCAGTTGATGGTGATGCTGGACGGCACCATCACCAACATCGCGCTGCCGAGCATCCAGAACGACCTGGAGATGTCCCAGGCCAACCTGGCCTGGGTGGTCAACTCCTACGCCCTGGCCTTCGGAGGTCTGCTGCTGCTCGGCGGCCGGGCCGCCGACCTGTACGGCCGGCGACGCGTCTTCCAGCTCGGTCTCGCCCTGTTCACCCTCGCCTCCCTGCTCGGCGGGCTCGCGCCCAACGGTGGGCTGCTGGTCGCCGCGCGGGTGGTCCAGGGCGTCGGCGCGGCGATCGTCGCGCCGACCGTGCTGTCGCTGATCACCACGAACTTCCCCGCCGGCCCGGCCCGCAACAAGGCGATGGGGGTCTACGGCGCGGTCGCCGGCCTCGGCGCGACCCTCGGTCTGCTGCTCGGCGGGGTGCTCACCGACTACCTCAGTTGGCGTTGGGTCATGTTCGTCAACGTCCCGGTCGGCATCGCCGTGCTGGTCAGCAGCAGGATCCTGCACGGCGGCACGGAGCTGC
The sequence above is a segment of the Micromonospora sp. WMMD882 genome. Coding sequences within it:
- a CDS encoding TetR-like C-terminal domain-containing protein, with amino-acid sequence MVRAGLTADRVTRAAADLADEVGFENVKVSVLARGFGVKDASLYSHVRNLQDLRSRVAMLAARDLAGRITAAVAGRAGRDALVAFAHAYRDFAHRHPGRYAAVQIPLPPQVAADSAGHLAIIETTYAMLRAYGLAEPDLTDAVRLLRSAIHGFVSLEAAGGFGASRAVQASWDRSLDALHTLLENWPASR
- a CDS encoding FBP domain-containing protein, translating into MNEVGAQAIRQSFINCSRGEARRLALPSDLGARPWADLDFLGWRDPTRPGRSALVTTTTDDRLVGVMFRVADTRARRRAMCGVCLTTHPGDGVALMTARKVGVAGRRGDSVGLYLCADLDCSLYLRGRKDAGPGARMTESLTLDEQIGRCRATLLAFLDKLFG
- a CDS encoding acyltransferase, with protein sequence MEHGTDVVRRGRLDSITGARFVAAFVVFACHVGIYGFFAADSAVGRWLKPATQGAGLEAVSFFFILSGFVLTWSARPGEGYGRFLRRRILKMYPNHIVTFCLAMLLYAAASTSALNATLNVFLLHAWRPEPGGGNGPSWSLSVDLFFYLLFPLLLPLAKRIPGNRLWWWVAGIGVLVLALPSLAMLLPAEPKFPDSYEGTMLEGVSRYPFYALLIFPPARMLDFLLGILVARIVLTGRWINFGVPKAVLLAAASYVVGLFVPFYYTLDAINAIPMAMLIGALTVAESRGGRSWLAHPVLRRLGEASFAFYLVHEIVLISVRATMGFETQLSLGQSLLSVSVALAVSLALAFALYHWLEMPVMRKWAGSRRSAKNSAAATPAAVSTPTAASLPTPEGSGRPDERERI
- a CDS encoding 3-oxoacyl-ACP reductase family protein codes for the protein MKLPLIGKAALVTGGSRGIGRATALRLAEDGADVTFTFQRQAEQAAEVVTQIKALGRRALAVRADSADPAAVRAAVEQAVAEFGRLDILVNNAGTGVGGPIEETPLEDVDRLLAVNLRAPVVATQTAVRHLSDGGRIINIGSSNAERVPRPGLTLYALTKAGLIGMTKGLARDLGPRAITANVICVGPVDTDFNPADGPDAPAKAARLALGRFGEPADVAAMVAHLAGPAGRWITGASITVDGGANT